GGGCAGCAGAAATAATCCCCCGCGAATTATCCCCTCTTTGTATACGGCCCTCTTGTTAATGCCGCAGGCCCGTCATGTTTACGGGAGGTTGCGAAGTCCTCACACGGTCGAGGCGCTCGGCGCCGCCGGAAAAGCGCAGCCGGTGCGCGGCCGTCGCGCGCTCGGTGTGGAGCGACGTGATCGCCCGCGCGCGCTCGCCGTCGCCGCGTGCCACGGCGTCCACGATCGCGCCGTGCTCCGCCCACGACTCCACGGGGTCCGCCGGCGCCTCCACCGCGTACATCCACGCGATCTTGTGGCGCAGCTGGGTGAGCATCGACGTCAGGGCGTGGCTTCCCGAGGACTGGGCGAGCGTCTCGTGGAACCAGCTCCCCAGGGAGCGCAGATCCTCGCTGTTGCCCCTCCGGGCCCGCTCCTGGCCCAGTCGGACGAGCCCGCGCAGCACCTTCAGATGAGCCTCGGTGCGGCGCTGTGCGGCCCGGGAGGCGCCGAGCGGCTCCAGGAGCATGCGCATCTCAAGAAGGTCCGCGGCCTCCAGCTCCGTCGGCTCCGCGACGCACGCGCCCGCGTGCCGCCGCGTGACGACGAAGCCCTCGGCCTCCAGGGTGCGCAGCGCCTCCCGGACCGGAACGCGGGAGACGCCGTAGCGGCGGGCGAGAAGTTCCTCGGTGAGACGGCTGCCGCGCTCGTAGACACCCGCGACGATGTCGTCCCGAATGGCCGTGCACACCGAGTGCGCCGGAATACGCATGACGGACCTCCGCCTTAATCCCCGTGAAACGTCGATGATTGACGTGTGTTCCGTGACTCTATTGCAATGAGCGGGAAATTCCGACGGCGAGCCGGATTCCGGGGATATTTTTTGGACAGCGGAGGCCCCCGAAACGGCGAAAGCCCCGGCCGGGAGGCCGGGGCAGAACGATCTGTCGCCGTGGGTCGTCAGACGTTCACGCCGTGCTTGCGCAGGTAGGCGACCGGGTCCATGTCGGAGCCGTA
This Streptomyces sp. NBC_00377 DNA region includes the following protein-coding sequences:
- a CDS encoding GntR family transcriptional regulator, giving the protein MRIPAHSVCTAIRDDIVAGVYERGSRLTEELLARRYGVSRVPVREALRTLEAEGFVVTRRHAGACVAEPTELEAADLLEMRMLLEPLGASRAAQRRTEAHLKVLRGLVRLGQERARRGNSEDLRSLGSWFHETLAQSSGSHALTSMLTQLRHKIAWMYAVEAPADPVESWAEHGAIVDAVARGDGERARAITSLHTERATAAHRLRFSGGAERLDRVRTSQPPVNMTGLRH